A stretch of the bacterium genome encodes the following:
- a CDS encoding phosphoglycerate kinase encodes MSHRVVTDLRVAGRVVFCRVDFNVPLEGTTITDDRRVRASLPTVRWLAEKGAKVVCASHFARPKGKRVPEMSLAPVAKRLSELLGAPVAFAEDCVGEPARAVVSALKDGEVALLENLRFHPGEEKGDEEFARELAAGIDFYVNDAFGAAHRAHASIVGLPKILGGGATGFLMDKEIGALGRLLERPERPYVAILGGAKVSDKILLIERLLERVDRILVGGAMAYTFLAARGVDVGASLVEADKLDLARELEAKAAAAGASIVLPMDHVVAAGVDKHVVTGIVPCDRPSIPAGLKGVDIGPRTLDAWKGLLDGSVRTVLWNGPVGLFEAEGCDAGTKGLAAHIARMGAFRVLGGGDTAAAAQKFGLDESYDHVSTGGGAALEFLSGVKLPGVAALEF; translated from the coding sequence ATGAGTCACCGGGTGGTCACCGACCTGCGCGTCGCCGGGCGCGTCGTCTTCTGCCGCGTCGATTTCAACGTCCCGCTGGAAGGAACGACGATCACCGACGACCGCCGCGTCCGCGCCAGCCTGCCGACCGTGCGTTGGCTCGCCGAGAAGGGGGCGAAGGTCGTCTGCGCGAGTCATTTCGCCCGTCCGAAGGGGAAGCGCGTCCCGGAAATGTCGCTCGCGCCGGTCGCCAAGCGGCTCTCCGAACTGCTCGGCGCCCCGGTCGCCTTCGCCGAGGACTGCGTCGGCGAGCCGGCCCGCGCGGTCGTCTCCGCGCTCAAGGACGGCGAGGTCGCGCTGCTCGAGAACCTGCGCTTCCACCCCGGCGAGGAGAAGGGGGACGAAGAGTTCGCCCGCGAGCTCGCGGCGGGAATCGACTTCTACGTCAACGACGCCTTCGGCGCGGCGCACCGCGCCCACGCCTCGATCGTCGGCCTGCCGAAGATCCTCGGCGGCGGCGCGACCGGCTTCCTGATGGACAAGGAGATCGGCGCCTTGGGGCGGCTGCTCGAGCGGCCGGAGCGTCCCTACGTCGCGATCCTCGGCGGCGCGAAGGTCTCGGACAAGATCCTGCTGATCGAGCGCCTGCTGGAGCGGGTGGACCGGATCCTCGTCGGCGGCGCGATGGCCTACACGTTCCTCGCCGCGCGAGGCGTCGACGTCGGCGCCTCGCTCGTCGAGGCGGACAAGCTCGACCTCGCGCGGGAGCTCGAGGCGAAGGCCGCCGCGGCCGGCGCGAGCATCGTGCTGCCGATGGACCACGTCGTCGCCGCCGGCGTGGACAAGCACGTCGTGACCGGCATCGTCCCTTGCGACCGGCCGTCGATTCCGGCCGGGCTCAAGGGGGTGGACATCGGTCCGCGCACGCTCGACGCGTGGAAGGGGCTGCTCGACGGATCCGTGCGCACGGTCCTCTGGAACGGCCCGGTCGGGCTGTTCGAGGCCGAGGGGTGCGACGCGGGGACGAAGGGGCTCGCGGCGCACATCGCGCGGATGGGCGCGTTCCGCGTCCTCGGCGGCGGCGACACGGCGGCCGCGGCGCAGAAGTTCGGCCTCGACGAGTCGTACGACCACGTGTCCACCGGCGGCGGGGCCGCGCTCGAGTTCCTCTCCGGCGTGAAGCTGCCCGGAGTGGCCGCGCTCGAGTTCTGA
- a CDS encoding HEAT repeat domain-containing protein, with amino-acid sequence MLRKTRRNDVPRTPAATDPLVAALASSDPEVAERAKADLVARGADAVPLLIACLDADADGLRLRALSLLSLLGDPRAAASVASLLRHADPAIRSRAAGALARLAAPGVIPALSRLLSREKDAGVRLAATRSLVRLLRTGHDEAFRPLFDLIADPEEVAKIRAAAIEAVPWATPQGDGAPLAALLGRLADDPDKTVAAKAKRLLTAPPRPRLDQWALDKLVVDLRSGHLPTWRRAVSRLGRAGGAVVEPLLHALAAAPADRELARRTVLVLKALSSRQLTRLGPFIDETQEPVPLEALVEVADAAGSRALQARLAALVKRLAEGAEGSGPGPLHGVRQLAHRALARHGSRLGAEDLRRLLEDRRYPLGAPLVEAAALIGARRELRSVIRGYQRSRGVTRLALRDALQAICRREKIRRTDRVFAQLSPEEFAAAKEILGAPRTAAKRRRIARFDRAANPLLT; translated from the coding sequence GTGCTGCGGAAAACGCGCCGGAACGATGTGCCGCGGACGCCTGCGGCGACGGACCCGCTCGTCGCGGCTCTCGCCTCTTCCGATCCCGAAGTCGCCGAACGCGCCAAGGCCGATCTCGTCGCGCGGGGCGCCGACGCGGTGCCCCTGTTGATCGCCTGTCTCGACGCCGACGCCGACGGTCTGCGGCTGCGGGCGCTCAGCCTTCTCTCGCTGCTCGGCGATCCGCGCGCCGCGGCGTCGGTCGCGTCGCTCCTGCGGCACGCCGACCCGGCGATCCGGTCCCGCGCCGCGGGCGCGCTGGCGCGCCTCGCCGCCCCCGGCGTGATCCCCGCCCTCTCGCGCCTGCTCTCGCGCGAGAAGGACGCGGGCGTGCGCCTCGCGGCGACCCGCTCGCTGGTCCGCCTGCTGCGCACGGGGCACGACGAGGCGTTCCGTCCACTCTTCGACCTGATCGCCGACCCGGAGGAGGTCGCCAAGATCAGGGCGGCCGCGATCGAGGCCGTCCCTTGGGCGACGCCCCAGGGGGACGGCGCGCCGCTGGCCGCGCTTCTCGGCCGGCTGGCCGACGACCCGGACAAGACGGTCGCCGCGAAGGCGAAGCGGCTGCTCACCGCCCCGCCCCGCCCGCGCCTCGACCAATGGGCGCTCGACAAGCTGGTCGTCGATCTCCGCTCCGGCCATCTGCCGACGTGGCGGCGCGCCGTCTCGCGCCTCGGCCGCGCCGGCGGCGCGGTCGTCGAACCGCTGCTCCACGCGCTCGCCGCCGCCCCCGCCGACCGCGAGCTCGCGCGGCGGACCGTCCTCGTCCTGAAGGCGCTCTCCTCGCGCCAGCTCACGCGCCTCGGACCGTTCATCGACGAGACGCAGGAGCCCGTCCCGCTCGAGGCGCTGGTCGAGGTCGCGGACGCCGCCGGCAGCCGCGCGCTGCAGGCCCGCCTCGCCGCGCTCGTGAAGCGGCTCGCCGAAGGGGCCGAAGGAAGCGGGCCGGGGCCGCTGCACGGCGTCCGCCAGCTCGCCCACCGCGCGCTCGCCCGCCACGGCTCGCGCCTCGGGGCGGAGGACCTGCGCCGCCTCCTCGAGGACCGCCGCTATCCCCTCGGGGCGCCGCTCGTCGAGGCCGCCGCGCTGATCGGCGCGCGCCGCGAGCTGCGGTCGGTGATCCGCGGCTACCAGCGTTCCCGCGGCGTGACCCGCCTCGCCCTGCGCGACGCGCTGCAGGCGATCTGCCGCCGCGAGAAGATCCGCCGGACCGACCGCGTCTTCGCCCAGCTCTCCCCGGAGGAGTTCGCCGCGGCGAAGGAGATCCTCGGCGCCCCGCGGACCGCCGCGAAGCGGCGCCGGATCGCTCGTTTTGACAGGGCCGCGAATCCGCTCCTAACCTGA
- the tpiA gene encoding triose-phosphate isomerase — MGRRPFVVGNWKMNHTRAAARDWRRALETLVREKPLPDAVEIGVAPPFTSLGAFEGSLPGGLRLGAQDLHWEAKGAFTGEISAEMLREAGCDFAIVGHSERRQLFGETDERAGRKVAAARAAGLEVILCVGETENEREAERTAEVVERQLRKGLERLASRSGAGLVVAYEPVWAIGTGRVAAPAQAQEVHAFLRSALAALLGEAAADEVRILYGGSVSPKNAAELAAQPDVDGFLVGGASLEASSFHAVALAAERAV, encoded by the coding sequence ATGGGCCGCAGACCGTTCGTCGTCGGCAACTGGAAGATGAACCACACCCGCGCCGCGGCGCGCGACTGGCGCCGCGCGCTCGAGACTCTCGTCCGCGAAAAGCCGCTGCCGGACGCGGTCGAGATCGGCGTCGCGCCGCCGTTCACGTCGCTCGGCGCGTTCGAAGGGTCGCTTCCCGGCGGGCTGCGCCTCGGCGCGCAGGACCTGCACTGGGAGGCCAAGGGCGCGTTCACCGGCGAGATCTCGGCCGAGATGCTGCGCGAGGCGGGGTGCGACTTCGCCATCGTCGGCCACTCCGAGCGGCGGCAGCTGTTCGGCGAGACCGACGAGCGGGCGGGACGAAAAGTCGCCGCGGCGCGCGCCGCGGGGCTGGAGGTCATCCTCTGCGTCGGCGAGACGGAGAACGAGCGGGAGGCCGAGCGGACCGCCGAGGTCGTCGAGCGCCAGCTCCGCAAGGGGCTGGAGCGGCTGGCGTCGCGGAGCGGCGCCGGCCTGGTCGTCGCCTACGAGCCGGTCTGGGCGATCGGCACCGGCCGCGTGGCCGCCCCCGCCCAGGCGCAGGAGGTCCACGCCTTCCTCCGGTCGGCTCTCGCCGCCCTGCTGGGCGAGGCGGCGGCGGACGAAGTCCGGATCCTCTACGGCGGCTCGGTCAGTCCGAAGAACGCCGCCGAGTTGGCGGCGCAGCCGGACGTGGACGGGTTCCTCGTCGGCGGGGCGAGCCTCGAGGCGTCCTCGTTCCACGCCGTCGCGCTGGCGGCCGAGCGCGCCGTCTGA
- a CDS encoding type I glyceraldehyde-3-phosphate dehydrogenase: MSLRVGLNGAGRIGRALLRQTLGDPAIEIVGVNDVAGAATIAHLLRHDSVHGPFPAAAADDGPDVLRLDGRAVRFFAERDPARIPWETVGADVVVEATGRFSGNGGARGHLRPGVKRVLVTAVADEADATIVLGPHDGRPPKGAKVVSCGSCTTHAATLPLWLIDRWYGIEAAQMTTVHCTTGSQHPMDAPHSDLRRARSCLLSMIPTTTSAARGIVRALPQLEGRLSCLSVRVPTATVSLIEVVAQTKRPAEAQDVVAERFRRAALEDPGCRGRLGASDEPLVSIDFSGDRRSSIVDLPLIERPGERLLRLIAWYDNECGYTGRVAELLRIWSGEAPTEDR, translated from the coding sequence ATGTCCCTTCGCGTCGGCCTCAACGGCGCCGGCCGCATCGGCCGCGCCTTGCTCCGTCAGACTCTCGGCGATCCCGCGATCGAGATCGTCGGCGTCAACGACGTCGCGGGCGCCGCGACGATCGCCCACCTGCTGCGCCACGACAGCGTCCACGGCCCGTTTCCGGCCGCGGCCGCGGACGACGGCCCCGACGTCCTGCGCCTCGACGGGCGCGCGGTCCGCTTCTTCGCCGAGCGCGATCCGGCGCGCATCCCCTGGGAGACGGTCGGCGCCGACGTCGTCGTCGAGGCGACCGGCCGCTTCTCCGGCAACGGCGGGGCGCGCGGCCATCTGCGCCCCGGCGTGAAGCGCGTGCTGGTCACCGCCGTCGCCGACGAGGCGGACGCGACGATCGTGCTCGGCCCGCACGACGGCCGCCCGCCCAAGGGCGCGAAGGTCGTTTCGTGCGGCTCCTGCACGACCCACGCCGCGACCCTGCCGCTCTGGCTGATCGACCGCTGGTACGGGATCGAGGCGGCGCAGATGACGACGGTCCACTGCACCACCGGCTCGCAGCACCCGATGGACGCGCCCCATTCCGACCTGCGCCGCGCGCGGAGCTGCCTGCTCTCGATGATCCCGACGACCACGTCGGCCGCCCGCGGCATCGTCCGCGCCCTGCCGCAGCTCGAGGGACGTCTTTCGTGCCTCTCCGTGCGCGTCCCGACGGCGACGGTCAGCCTGATCGAAGTCGTCGCCCAGACGAAGCGCCCCGCGGAGGCGCAGGACGTCGTCGCGGAGCGGTTCCGCCGCGCCGCGCTCGAGGACCCGGGATGCCGCGGACGCCTCGGCGCGAGCGACGAACCGCTCGTCTCGATCGACTTTTCCGGCGACCGCCGCTCCTCCATCGTCGATCTTCCGCTGATCGAGCGGCCCGGCGAACGCCTCCTGCGGCTCATTGCGTGGTATGACAATGAGTGCGGCTACACTGGCCGCGTCGCGGAACTGCTGCGGATCTGGAGCGGGGAGGCTCCGACGGAGGATCGCTGA